Proteins encoded by one window of Roseibium sp. Sym1:
- a CDS encoding aldehyde dehydrogenase family protein produces the protein MDYRNFVGGQWVETSDSVANINPSDISDIVGHAARGDAVQLDQAIDAAHAAASGWAASTPQQRFDVLDLVGTEILARKEELGRLLSREEGKTLPEGIGEAARAGQIFKFFAGEALRLAGDKLASVRPGIDVEVTRSPVGVIGLITPWNFPIAIPAWKVAPALCYGNAVVLKPAELVPGCAHALVEILSRSGVPDGVVNLVMGRGSEIGPRLVENSKVNAISFTGSVPTGRGIAAACGQHLKKVQLEMGGKNPMVVLDDADLDVAVAACLNGAFFSTGQRCTASSRLVVSEGIHDRFVAALADAMKAMKVGNALEDGIQMGPVVDDRQLQQNLSYVDIAAKEGGTVQGGERLNRQTEGFYMAPALVTETDNAMRINTEEVFGPVASVIRVKDYDEALAVANDTEFGLSAGICTTSLKHASHFKENAQAGMVMVNLPTAGVDYHVPFGGTKGSSFGSREQGRYAAEFYTTVKTAYTLP, from the coding sequence ATGGATTACAGGAATTTTGTCGGCGGCCAGTGGGTCGAGACGAGTGACAGCGTCGCCAATATCAACCCGTCGGACATCAGCGACATTGTCGGCCATGCGGCCAGGGGCGATGCGGTGCAGCTCGATCAGGCCATTGACGCGGCGCACGCGGCGGCAAGCGGCTGGGCAGCGTCCACGCCGCAGCAGCGTTTCGACGTTCTGGATCTTGTCGGCACCGAAATCCTGGCGCGCAAGGAAGAACTCGGTCGTCTTCTGTCGCGCGAGGAAGGCAAGACCCTGCCGGAAGGCATTGGCGAAGCCGCGCGCGCCGGCCAGATCTTCAAGTTCTTTGCCGGCGAAGCCCTGCGGCTCGCGGGCGACAAGCTGGCCTCCGTGCGCCCGGGCATCGATGTCGAGGTGACACGATCGCCGGTCGGGGTGATCGGCCTGATCACACCGTGGAATTTCCCGATCGCGATCCCGGCCTGGAAGGTCGCACCGGCGCTCTGTTACGGCAATGCGGTTGTTCTGAAGCCGGCCGAGCTGGTGCCGGGCTGCGCCCATGCGCTGGTCGAGATCCTGTCCCGCTCCGGTGTGCCGGACGGCGTGGTCAACCTGGTGATGGGCCGCGGCTCCGAGATCGGTCCGCGCCTGGTCGAGAATTCAAAGGTCAACGCGATCTCCTTCACCGGGTCCGTCCCGACCGGGCGCGGCATCGCGGCCGCCTGCGGCCAGCACCTGAAAAAGGTCCAGCTGGAGATGGGCGGCAAGAACCCGATGGTGGTTCTCGACGATGCCGATCTCGACGTGGCCGTCGCGGCCTGCCTCAACGGCGCGTTCTTCTCCACCGGCCAGCGCTGTACCGCCAGTTCCCGCCTCGTGGTGAGCGAAGGCATTCACGACCGCTTCGTCGCCGCGCTTGCAGACGCCATGAAGGCCATGAAGGTCGGCAATGCGTTGGAAGACGGTATCCAGATGGGGCCGGTGGTCGACGACCGCCAGCTGCAGCAGAACCTGTCCTATGTCGACATTGCTGCGAAAGAAGGCGGCACAGTCCAGGGCGGCGAACGGCTGAACAGGCAAACGGAAGGCTTCTACATGGCCCCGGCCCTGGTGACGGAGACCGACAATGCCATGCGCATCAACACTGAAGAAGTGTTCGGCCCGGTTGCTTCCGTGATCCGCGTGAAGGATTACGACGAGGCGCTGGCCGTTGCCAACGACACGGAATTCGGCCTGAGCGCGGGCATCTGCACCACCAGCCTGAAACATGCGAGCCATTTCAAGGAGAATGCCCAGGCGGGCATGGTGATGGTCAATCTGCCGACGGCGGGTGTCGACTATCACGTGCCTTTCGGCGGCACCAAGGGCTCCAGCTTCGGTTCGCGCGAGCAGGGGCGTTACGCGGCCGAGTTCTACACCACCGTCAAGACCGCCTACACGCTTCCCTGA
- a CDS encoding dihydroneopterin aldolase — MSSPLQSSSLSTASSEQGDLVEDSRDTILIEGLLLPAEIGVLDSEKGRRQSVCFDVEIRTVAGYRRIVRETGQFVSYADAVEFIQEKAASGGHVDLVEDWAEAVAAFVLTNPLADQVMVKVTKPDIFEDAAGVGIRIVRKRA; from the coding sequence ATGTCGTCACCATTGCAATCATCGTCTCTCTCCACGGCTTCAAGCGAGCAGGGGGATCTCGTCGAGGACAGCCGGGACACGATCCTGATCGAAGGATTGTTGCTGCCGGCCGAAATCGGCGTGCTCGACAGCGAAAAGGGGCGCCGGCAATCGGTGTGCTTCGATGTCGAGATCCGGACGGTTGCCGGCTATCGCAGGATCGTGCGCGAGACCGGCCAATTTGTTTCCTATGCCGATGCCGTCGAATTCATCCAGGAAAAGGCCGCCTCCGGCGGACATGTCGACCTGGTCGAGGACTGGGCCGAAGCGGTCGCGGCCTTCGTGCTCACCAATCCGCTGGCCGACCAGGTCATGGTCAAGGTGACCAAGCCCGACATTTTCGAGGACGCCGCCGGTGTCGGCATTCGTATCGTTCGCAAGCGGGCCTGA
- a CDS encoding dihydrodipicolinate synthase family protein, producing MTSNIFSGTMPALMTPCKADRSPDYDALVKKGQELIAAGMSAVVYCGSMGDWPLLTDAERMEGVERLVKAGVPVVVGTGAVNSKSAAAHAAHAQKVGAHGLMVIPRVLSRGSSVTAQRHHFSAILKAASSLPAVIYNSPYYGFATRADLFFDLRAEFPNLIGFKEFGGFDDLRYAAENITSQDDQVTLMVGVDTAVYHGFLNCGATGAITGIGNALPKEVLHLVTLCKKAAEGHAEARKRAQELEEALGVLSSFDEGPDLVLYYKHLLVLNGEDEYRLHFNETDVLTDAQRNYVEAQYKLFRAWYADWCAQGGVITECA from the coding sequence ATGACGTCCAACATCTTTTCCGGCACGATGCCCGCCCTGATGACCCCGTGCAAGGCCGACCGCTCGCCGGATTACGACGCGCTGGTGAAGAAGGGCCAGGAGCTGATCGCCGCCGGAATGTCCGCCGTCGTCTATTGCGGATCGATGGGCGACTGGCCGCTGCTGACGGATGCCGAGCGCATGGAAGGCGTCGAACGCCTCGTGAAAGCCGGCGTGCCTGTGGTCGTCGGCACGGGCGCGGTCAACAGCAAGTCCGCCGCTGCCCATGCGGCGCATGCGCAGAAGGTCGGCGCGCACGGGCTGATGGTGATCCCGCGCGTGTTGTCGCGCGGCAGTTCGGTAACCGCGCAGCGTCATCATTTCAGTGCCATCCTCAAGGCCGCGTCGAGCCTGCCGGCGGTGATCTACAACAGCCCCTATTACGGTTTCGCCACCCGCGCCGATCTTTTCTTCGACCTGCGGGCGGAGTTCCCCAACCTGATCGGTTTCAAGGAATTCGGCGGCTTCGATGACCTGCGCTACGCGGCGGAGAACATCACCTCGCAGGACGATCAGGTCACGCTGATGGTCGGCGTCGACACCGCCGTCTATCACGGGTTCCTCAATTGCGGCGCCACCGGGGCCATCACCGGCATCGGCAATGCCCTGCCGAAGGAAGTGCTGCACCTGGTGACCCTGTGCAAGAAAGCCGCCGAAGGCCATGCCGAAGCCCGCAAGCGGGCGCAGGAACTGGAAGAGGCACTCGGCGTCCTCTCCAGCTTCGACGAGGGCCCGGACCTGGTGCTTTACTACAAGCACCTGTTGGTGCTGAACGGCGAGGACGAGTACCGCCTGCATTTCAACGAGACCGACGTGCTCACCGATGCGCAGCGCAACTATGTCGAGGCGCAGTACAAGCTGTTCAGGGCCTGGTACGCGGACTGGTGCGCACAGGGAGGCGTGATCACCGAATGCGCGTAA
- a CDS encoding NAD(P)/FAD-dependent oxidoreductase: MTDTVVHDIIVIGGGVIGLGSALALQKAGYKVLVLDRPSETRKASEMNAGAFAFTDIVPLATPGIMRRAPKWLLDPLGPLSIPPAYALKVAPWMLRFWRASWPDRYQASLTAQASLMQHSQAALERQVQDVGSADLLQREGQLQLYEGKREYQASLASWDLRREHGIRFDLLESPEAIADIQPGLDPRFTHAAYTPDWVNTVDPARWLDHLATTFETRGGQRVAAEAVRLVPRERDVEIVTASESSCLARRVVVAAGAWSHHLARGLGDRIPLETERGYNTTLPEGAFELRTHLTFSGHGFVVTKINGGVRVGGAVELGGLKLPPDYRRADILLNKAKDFLPELKTGGGTKWMGFRPSMPDSLPVIDRSPSDRRIVYAFGHGHLGLTQSAGTAELVAGLAGEGTTPIDTSAFSARRF; this comes from the coding sequence ATGACGGACACAGTGGTTCACGACATCATTGTCATCGGCGGCGGGGTCATCGGCCTCGGGTCGGCGCTTGCCCTGCAGAAGGCCGGATACAAGGTGCTGGTGCTGGACCGGCCGTCTGAGACACGCAAGGCATCGGAAATGAATGCCGGGGCCTTCGCCTTCACCGACATCGTGCCGCTGGCAACGCCGGGAATCATGCGCCGGGCGCCGAAATGGCTGCTCGATCCGCTCGGTCCGCTGTCGATCCCGCCCGCCTATGCGCTGAAGGTCGCGCCGTGGATGCTGCGCTTCTGGCGTGCCAGCTGGCCGGACCGGTATCAGGCGTCGCTCACCGCACAGGCGTCCCTGATGCAGCACTCGCAGGCGGCGCTCGAGCGGCAGGTGCAGGATGTCGGCAGCGCCGACCTGTTGCAGCGGGAAGGTCAGCTGCAGCTTTATGAAGGAAAACGTGAGTATCAGGCCAGCTTGGCCAGCTGGGACCTGCGCCGCGAGCACGGCATCCGCTTCGACCTCCTGGAAAGTCCGGAAGCGATCGCCGACATCCAGCCGGGGCTTGATCCGCGGTTCACTCACGCGGCTTATACACCCGACTGGGTCAATACGGTGGATCCGGCGCGCTGGCTTGACCATCTGGCCACGACCTTTGAAACGCGCGGCGGTCAACGGGTCGCGGCCGAAGCCGTCAGGCTGGTTCCGAGGGAGCGTGACGTCGAGATCGTGACCGCTTCAGAGAGTAGTTGCCTTGCCAGGCGTGTGGTGGTCGCGGCGGGTGCCTGGTCGCATCACCTGGCGCGGGGTCTCGGTGACAGGATCCCGCTGGAAACCGAGCGCGGCTACAACACGACCCTGCCGGAGGGCGCCTTCGAGCTCAGAACCCACCTGACCTTCTCCGGTCACGGCTTCGTGGTCACCAAGATCAATGGCGGTGTCCGGGTCGGCGGCGCGGTGGAACTCGGCGGGCTGAAGCTGCCGCCGGACTACCGGCGCGCCGACATCCTTTTGAACAAGGCAAAGGATTTCCTGCCCGAGCTGAAGACAGGGGGCGGCACAAAATGGATGGGCTTCCGCCCGTCCATGCCGGACAGCCTGCCGGTGATCGACCGGTCTCCGAGCGACCGGCGCATCGTCTACGCCTTCGGCCACGGTCATCTGGGCCTGACCCAGTCCGCAGGCACCGCCGAACTGGTGGCCGGTCTTGCCGGTGAAGGCACCACCCCCATCGACACATCGGCCTTTTCAGCGCGCCGCTTTTAA
- a CDS encoding pyrroline-5-carboxylate reductase family protein, producing MKRLLDRGVCLIGCGFMGQALLRSWMADGVPAETFFVRDPRPSAWLTGQTGVHINEPFPEGPGAIVIATRPPDVDEVLPTLKAYGGGETLILSIAASKPISLFEENFPDGTPVIRAMPNLPATVGAAITAYVANKHLREEQKELFIRLMSCVGSLVEMPQEDLLPIVTALSGAGPAYVFAMAEAFAAAGLELGLPEDLAHELAIRTVAGAGRMLAQPNADATGFRVAVTSKGGTTEAGMLEFMADENGIQDLVKRTVEAAAIRCGELSGLQQRPASSEFRVVRD from the coding sequence ATGAAACGGCTGTTGGATCGCGGTGTCTGCCTGATTGGCTGTGGTTTTATGGGACAGGCGCTGCTGCGAAGCTGGATGGCGGACGGCGTTCCCGCCGAAACCTTTTTTGTTCGCGATCCGAGACCTTCCGCCTGGCTGACCGGCCAGACGGGCGTGCACATCAATGAACCGTTCCCCGAAGGCCCAGGCGCGATCGTGATCGCAACCCGTCCGCCCGACGTGGATGAAGTGCTGCCGACGCTCAAGGCCTATGGCGGCGGAGAGACGCTGATCCTTTCGATTGCCGCCAGCAAACCGATTTCGCTGTTTGAGGAAAACTTTCCGGACGGCACGCCGGTGATCCGGGCCATGCCCAACCTGCCGGCGACGGTCGGGGCCGCGATCACCGCCTATGTCGCCAACAAGCATCTGCGCGAGGAGCAGAAGGAGTTGTTCATCCGGCTGATGTCCTGTGTCGGCTCTCTCGTCGAGATGCCGCAGGAAGATCTGCTGCCGATCGTTACTGCGCTGTCCGGCGCCGGGCCGGCCTATGTCTTCGCCATGGCGGAGGCCTTTGCCGCCGCGGGTCTTGAACTCGGCTTGCCGGAGGATCTTGCGCACGAGCTGGCGATCAGGACGGTTGCCGGTGCCGGCCGCATGCTGGCGCAGCCGAATGCCGACGCGACAGGGTTCCGCGTTGCGGTCACCTCCAAGGGGGGGACGACGGAAGCCGGCATGCTGGAATTCATGGCGGACGAAAACGGCATCCAGGATCTGGTCAAGCGCACTGTCGAGGCCGCCGCCATCCGCTGTGGCGAACTCTCCGGCCTGCAACAGCGACCGGCTTCGAGCGAGTTTCGTGTGGTCAGGGACTGA
- a CDS encoding cis-3-hydroxy-L-proline dehydratase has translation MKISAINVYQVDLPLKEGRYSWSNGNFVEVFDSTVVEIATDEGLKGYAECCPLGSAYLPSYALGVRSGLQELAPHLIGQDPLNIGEVNRVMDAALRGHPYAKAPIDIACWDLLGKATGQPVYTLLGGAAQDDVVLYRAISQEDPEVMAKKIEGYAAEGYTKFQLKVGGDANDDIERIHATRSVLKPSDLLVADANTGWTRHEAARVVGAVSSLDVYVEQPCLTYEESVSIRRRTALPFVLDEVIDGPNTLVRGIAEDAMDCINLKISKVGGLTKAKLMRDLCVAHGLPMTIEDTWGGDITTAAIAHLARSTPPEFTFSATDFNSYGTVDIAEGAPKRVNGRMTAANRPGLGITPIFDALGEPVARYS, from the coding sequence ATGAAAATCTCGGCCATCAATGTCTACCAGGTCGACCTTCCCCTGAAGGAGGGGCGCTACAGCTGGTCGAACGGCAATTTCGTCGAGGTGTTCGACAGCACCGTGGTGGAAATCGCGACCGACGAGGGCCTGAAAGGCTATGCCGAATGCTGTCCGCTCGGCTCCGCCTACCTGCCGAGCTACGCGCTCGGCGTGCGCTCCGGGCTGCAGGAACTGGCGCCGCACCTGATCGGACAGGACCCGCTCAATATCGGTGAGGTCAACCGGGTGATGGACGCTGCCCTGCGCGGTCACCCTTACGCCAAGGCGCCGATCGACATCGCCTGCTGGGATCTTCTCGGCAAGGCGACCGGGCAGCCGGTCTACACGCTGCTGGGCGGGGCCGCCCAGGACGACGTGGTGCTCTACCGGGCGATCAGCCAGGAAGACCCGGAGGTGATGGCGAAGAAGATCGAGGGCTATGCGGCGGAAGGCTACACCAAGTTCCAGCTCAAGGTCGGCGGTGACGCCAATGACGATATCGAGCGGATCCACGCCACCCGCTCGGTTCTGAAACCCTCGGATCTGCTTGTGGCCGATGCCAATACCGGCTGGACCCGGCACGAGGCGGCACGCGTGGTCGGGGCCGTGTCGTCACTCGATGTCTATGTCGAGCAGCCCTGCCTCACCTACGAGGAGAGCGTTTCCATCCGCCGGCGCACGGCGCTTCCCTTCGTGCTCGACGAGGTGATCGACGGGCCGAATACGCTGGTGCGCGGCATTGCCGAGGACGCGATGGATTGCATCAACCTGAAGATCTCCAAGGTCGGCGGGCTGACAAAGGCCAAATTGATGCGCGATCTGTGCGTTGCCCATGGCCTGCCGATGACCATCGAGGACACCTGGGGCGGCGACATCACCACGGCGGCGATCGCCCATCTCGCCCGCTCGACACCGCCGGAATTCACTTTCTCGGCGACGGACTTCAACAGCTATGGCACGGTCGACATCGCCGAAGGCGCGCCCAAACGCGTCAATGGCCGGATGACCGCCGCGAACCGGCCGGGTCTCGGTATTACGCCGATCTTCGATGCCCTGGGCGAGCCGGTCGCCCGCTACTCCTGA
- a CDS encoding 4-hydroxyproline epimerase, with amino-acid sequence MRVIDSHTAGEPTRVVLDGGPDLGSGSLATRAARLEAEHLDFCASVVLEPRGHDAIIGALLVPPDDPACAAGVIYFNNLQNLGMCGHATIGLGVTLAHLGQIGPGKHRLDTPVGQVGIDLIDANTVSVVNVESYRLAKDVTVDVDGVGPVTGDVAWGGNWFFLVKDSPIALTGANIRPLTDLTLKIRAGLEKAGVTGRDGAWIDHIELFGPPQSAQADSRNFVLCPGGAYDRSPCGTGCSAKLACLAADGLLAPGEAYLQESVIGSTYRISYRPGERGGVIPTVAGQAFVTSDANLIFNPADPYRSGIRL; translated from the coding sequence ATGCGCGTAATCGACAGCCATACGGCGGGCGAACCGACCCGCGTCGTTCTGGACGGCGGTCCCGATCTCGGGTCGGGCAGTCTCGCGACACGGGCGGCGCGGCTGGAGGCGGAGCATCTCGATTTCTGCGCCTCCGTGGTGCTGGAACCGCGCGGTCACGATGCCATCATCGGCGCGCTTCTGGTGCCGCCGGACGATCCCGCCTGTGCGGCCGGAGTGATCTACTTCAACAACCTGCAAAACCTCGGCATGTGCGGTCACGCCACCATCGGTCTTGGCGTCACGCTGGCGCATCTGGGACAGATCGGACCGGGCAAGCACCGGCTTGACACGCCGGTGGGCCAGGTCGGCATCGACCTGATCGACGCCAACACCGTGTCGGTGGTCAATGTGGAAAGCTACCGGCTGGCGAAGGATGTCACCGTCGATGTCGACGGCGTCGGTCCGGTCACCGGGGATGTTGCCTGGGGCGGCAACTGGTTCTTTCTCGTCAAGGACAGTCCGATCGCGTTGACGGGCGCCAATATCCGGCCGCTGACCGACCTGACCCTGAAGATCCGGGCCGGGCTGGAAAAGGCCGGCGTGACCGGCAGGGACGGCGCGTGGATCGATCACATCGAACTGTTCGGTCCGCCCCAAAGCGCGCAGGCCGACAGCCGCAACTTCGTGCTCTGCCCGGGCGGCGCCTATGACCGCTCGCCCTGTGGCACGGGCTGTTCGGCCAAGCTTGCCTGCCTCGCGGCGGACGGACTGCTGGCACCGGGCGAGGCCTATCTGCAGGAAAGCGTCATCGGCAGCACCTACCGGATCAGCTACCGGCCGGGCGAAAGGGGCGGGGTGATCCCGACGGTCGCCGGCCAGGCCTTCGTCACGTCCGATGCCAACCTGATTTTCAATCCCGCGGATCCCTACCGCTCCGGGATCCGTCTTTAA
- a CDS encoding trans-3-hydroxy-L-proline dehydratase yields the protein MRSSKTIHVISCHAEGEVGDVIVGGVAPPPGDTLWEQRSFIARDETLRNFVLNEPRGGVFRHVNLLVPPKHPEADAAFIIMEPEDTPPMSGSNSICVSTVLLDGGIVPMKEPVTELVLEAPGGLVRVRAECRDGKAERIFVQNVPSFAGKLSVPLEVEGLGTLSVDTAYGGDSFVVVDAAALGFAITENEAKDLARLGVKITNAANEQLGFSHPENPDWDHISFCAFCGPLSKTETGLTGKSAVAIQPGKVDRSPTGTAVSARMALMAAKGQMMVGDTFEAVSIIGSTFTGRIVAEQTVGGLQGIVPEISGRGWVTGIHQHMLDPSDPWPTGYRLSDTWGA from the coding sequence ATGCGCAGCAGCAAGACGATCCACGTGATTTCCTGCCATGCGGAAGGCGAAGTCGGCGATGTCATCGTCGGCGGCGTCGCACCGCCGCCGGGCGACACGCTCTGGGAGCAGCGCAGCTTCATCGCCAGGGACGAGACCCTTCGCAATTTCGTGCTCAACGAACCGCGCGGTGGCGTCTTCCGGCATGTCAACCTGCTGGTGCCGCCGAAGCACCCGGAGGCGGATGCCGCCTTCATCATCATGGAGCCCGAGGACACGCCGCCCATGTCCGGCTCGAATTCCATCTGCGTCTCCACGGTGCTGCTTGACGGCGGCATCGTGCCGATGAAAGAGCCGGTCACCGAATTGGTGCTGGAGGCACCGGGTGGTCTGGTGCGCGTGCGGGCGGAGTGCCGCGATGGCAAGGCGGAGCGGATCTTCGTGCAGAATGTGCCGAGCTTTGCCGGCAAACTGTCCGTACCGCTTGAGGTCGAGGGGCTCGGCACCCTGAGCGTCGACACGGCCTATGGCGGCGACAGTTTTGTGGTGGTCGATGCGGCCGCGCTCGGTTTCGCCATCACGGAGAACGAGGCCAAGGACCTTGCCCGGCTCGGCGTGAAGATCACCAACGCGGCCAATGAGCAGCTCGGCTTTTCCCATCCGGAAAATCCGGACTGGGACCACATCTCCTTCTGCGCATTCTGTGGTCCCTTGTCGAAAACGGAAACCGGGCTTACGGGAAAGTCGGCCGTCGCGATCCAGCCCGGCAAGGTCGACCGCTCCCCGACCGGGACTGCCGTTTCCGCGCGCATGGCGCTGATGGCGGCGAAGGGCCAGATGATGGTGGGAGACACGTTCGAGGCGGTGTCGATCATCGGGTCGACCTTCACCGGACGGATCGTGGCCGAACAGACGGTCGGCGGTCTTCAGGGCATTGTGCCCGAGATTTCCGGTCGCGGCTGGGTCACCGGCATTCACCAGCACATGCTGGATCCGAGCGACCCCTGGCCGACGGGATACCGGCTCAGCGACACCTGGGGCGCGTAG